From the Sphingomonas sabuli genome, the window AACGGCCTAATGGTGCCGGTCATCCGCAATGCAAGCAGCATGAGCGTGTGGCAGCTGGCGGCCGAAATCTCGCGCCTGTCGGACGCTGCGCGCACCAACAAGGCGAGCCGCGAGGAACTGACCGGCCCCAGCTTCACTATCTCCTCGCTGGGTCCGATGGGCGGCATCACGTCGACGCCGGTGATCAATCCGCCGCAGGTGGCGATCGTCGCGGTCAACAAGATCGACGAAAAGCTGGTCCCGATCGACGGCTAGATCGAAATCCGCAAGCGGATGAACCTGTCGCTGTCGTGCGACCACCGCGTGGTCGACGGCTGGGACGCAGCGAACTTCCTCAACGACATGAAGCCGCTGATCGAAAATCCGCTGCGCCTGCTCAGCTAGGAAGGACCTCCGATGGACACGAAGAAAGTCCTGGTGTTCGCGTTGCTCGCCGCGGCCGTCCTCATCGCCCTGGCGGCCGGGATGCGCCTCGGTCACTGACCCGCGGCGGATCAGCCTTTCGGCTTCTTGAGGTCGTGCCAGCTCTTCTCGCTTAGCTCGACGTCATATGTCTTCGCTGCAGCTTCGATGCGCTTCCACGCCGCGTCGCGTTCGGCATCGGTGACATCCTCCACCTGGTTGAAACGGGCGACGGCATTGCGGACGTGCGATGCGTCCTCAAGCGGCTCCTTGCGCTGCTTGGGGAAAGCGAACTTGCTGTCCTTGAGTTCGTCGCGGTCGTCGGTCGAAAGCTCGGCCATGGCGTGTCTCCTCTCGACGGAGAAAACGCATGGCCGGGCCTCGCGGTTCGCGATTAGGCGGCCAGCCGCACCGTTTCGCCGAGTGCCGAGCGGATCGATTCCTCCCGCTGCTCCGGCCCGATGGCGAGGCCGCTGGCGATCACGAATTCCGGTACGATACCGATGAAGCCGAATACGCCGCGCAGGTAGGTTTCGACATGCTCCATCCCGGCCGCGGGGGACC encodes:
- a CDS encoding DUF6582 domain-containing protein, translating into MAELSTDDRDELKDSKFAFPKQRKEPLEDASHVRNAVARFNQVEDVTDAERDAAWKRIEAAAKTYDVELSEKSWHDLKKPKG